The following is a genomic window from Chryseobacterium sp. StRB126.
TTTTGGGAGAACACCTTTACACCAAATTTTCAAACGGATACAATTACGCCGGAACAGAAAAGGAAAGAATAAAAGATATCAACTGGGCTTTAAACGATAAAGAGATTGGGGCGATCTGGGCATCCAGAGGCGGCTACGGATGTCAGCACCTGATTCAGCATCTGAAGTTGAAAAACTTTACAGAAAACCCGAAATGGTATATTGGCTACTCTGATAATACCGTTATACAAAGCTATTTGTTGAAAAAAGGTTTTGCTTCCATCCATGGACAGACGATCAAAACATCCAGTTTTGGAGTAACTGATGAGAGCTATGACCTGATCTTTGATATTTTAAAAGGGAAAACACTTAAATATAGCTTAAAATCTCATCCATTAAATAAAAAGGGGAATATTGAAGGAGAATTGGTTGGAGGGAATTTAGCCCTTATCTATGCGCTTCTGGGAACCAAATATTCTTTTGACTTTAAAGATAAAATCTTATTCATCGAAGATATCGGAGAAAACTTCTATGCTCTGGATCGTATGATGATGAGTCTTGAATTAGCAGGTGTTTTCAATAAGATCAAAGGACTTATCGTAGGCGGAATGACCAATATGGGGGATGAAAAAGAGAATAAAGAGTATGAATCCAGCTTTGACGAATTTGCCTATAAAATGATCTCCGAAAGAATTTCAAAATACAAATTCCCTGTAGTATTCGGGTTCCCGAATGGACATATTAAAGATAACCGGCCACTTTTAATTGGTGGAACGGTTAAAATAAAGACTGATACTAAAGTTAAGATTGAGTTTTAAAGACTACTACCCTTCTATTCACTTATTGAATTTATAAGATATGGCAGATCATAATGACTTTGGAAAGATAGCTGAAGATATGGCTGCTGATTATCTTCAGAAAAACGGGTATAAAATTCTGGTCAGAAACTTCAGATTTCAGAAAGCAGAGGTTGATATCATTGCTGAAAAAGAGGGATTAATTATTATTGTTGAAGTAAAGGCAAGATCAACTGATATCTTTTTGCTGCCTCAGGAAGCGGTAACCAAAACAAAGATCAGATCCATTGTCCTGGCTGCGAACCATTATCTGGAGAAATTCGATAAACAGAATGAGGTGAGATTTGATATCATTTCCGTTTTGCCGGATGAAAACAGAAATTTAACTATTGACCATATTGCCGACGCTTTTCAGGCATTCGATGCAAATTAACCAAGTAAAAATATAGTAAATAATGTATCAGTATAAAAGTATATCAGTGTAACAATAAAGATCAGCCATTGGTAAATTGTTATACTGATACATTGCTACATTCAAAATAAATAATCAGTTGTATGAAAACAATATTAATCACCGGGGCTACTTCCGGTATCGGTAAATCCACTGCAGAACTTCTGGCAAAGCAAGGAAACAGAATAATCATTTGTGGAAGGAGAGAGGATGTACTTAAATCTTTAAATGACAAATTATCTCAGCTTACCGAAATATTTAGTTTAAGGTTTGATGTAAGGAATCTTGAAGAAGTAGAAACTGCAATTAATTCGCTTCCCGAAGAATGGAAAGATATTGATGTCCTGATTAATAATGCTGGGAACGCTCATGGGTTGGATCCGCTTTCATCCGGTAAGACAGATGACTGGGATTCTATGATTGATGGGAATGTGAAGGGCCTTCTCTATGTTTCCAAAATGATCATCCCTGGCATGAAAACTAAAAACTTAGGTCATATTGTAAACATAAGCTCTGTGGCAGCAAGACAAACCTATGCCAATGGAGTAGTGTATTGCGCGACCAAAAAAGCAGTAGATGTTATCTCTGAAGGGATGAGACTCGAGCTTACTGAATTCGGGATTAAAATAACCAATATTCAACCGGGAGCTGTAGAAACAGATTTCTCATTGGTAAGATTCAAAGGAGATAGTGAAAAAGCAGCAACGGTATATGAGGGCTATGAAGCCTTAAAAGCTGAGGATATAGCAGATGCTATTGCATATTGTGTAAACGCTCCAAAACACGTTACCATTGCTGATATGTGTATCTACCCCAGTGCTCAGGCTGAACCCAGAACGATCTATAAAAAATAGTATCAAAATAAAGGACTAAATTTGCAGAAAATTTTAAAAGCGATTTTGCCTTTCCGCAAGGTTGCCATTTTAGCTTAAAACAAGAAAATGAAAATTCTATATCTTGAAACATCATCTAAAAACTGTTCAGTAGCTGTATCAGATAACGAAAAGCTGCTATGCGTATGTGAAGAGGTTTCTGAAAACTATAAACAATCTGAAAGTCTTCATACCTATGTAGAATGGGCTCTGGAAGGGGCAGGAATTTCACTGAAAGACATTGAAGCCGTTTCATTAGGTAAAGGGCCGGGTTCTTATACCGGATTAAGAATTGGGGCTGCTTCTGCAAAAGGATTCTGTTATGGACTTAAGGTTCCGTTTATTGCTATTAATTCTCTTGAAAGCATGATAGAGCCCTTTTTAGGACAAAACTATGAATTTATAGTGCCATTGATCGATGCAAGGAGAATGGAGGTTTATACGGCCGTTTATGACGGTTCTACAGGAAAGGAAATCTCTGCAACGGAAGCAAAAATTTTAGATGAAACTTCTTTTGAAGAATTTAGAGATAAGAAGGTAGTCTTTGTAGGAGACGGTGCTAAGAAAGCCAAAGATATTTTAAATCTTCCTGATGCAGACTTTAGGGAAAATATTTATCCATCCGCACAATACCTGATTAAAAAGACTCTGGAGAAAATAGAAAAGAAAGAATTTGAAGATACGGCTTATTTCGAGCCTTTTTATCTTAAAGATTTCCACGGAGTAAAGAAAAAGGGAGCATAGAGTTCTAAGCAATCTGAAAAAAATATATAAAAAAAGCGAAGATCTAGTCTTCGCTTTTTTGTTTTATTGTTTTTGTGGCCGATCAGGGATATTCTTGTTTCTTAATTTAGGTTTATCAGATTTTTGTTGAGGAGTATTGTTCATCATATTCTCTGTTTTTGGCATAGGTTGTACCTGTTTGACATCAGAATTGTTGACTTTTAAGTTTCCTTGGCTATTCTGACCATTTGCCATATCCGGAATATTTTTGTTTTTAGTGGCAGGTGGAGTAGGAGAGCCCGGCTGTTGAGAAACTAAGTTTCCTTTATTGTCAGTAGTCTGAAAGCTGAGATCACTTTTCAGATAATTCAGCATTTCTTTGGCTCTTATTCCTTCCGGAGTTTTGGAGTAGTTTAAAGCAATCTGTTCAAGCTGAAGAATCATGACTTCCTTTCCGGTAGCTTTTCCTGTATTAAAAGCATTCAAGAGGTATAATTTCGGAACTAAAGCATCTTTTGGATACTTCTGGATCGTTTGGTCAATAATCTCCTTACTTTCTACAAATTTCTCAGATTCATATAAAGCATAGGCTTTTTTATACTCATTTTCTACGTCCGCTGTTGATTTTACGAAGGAATTGTTTTTAGGATTCCTTGCAAATTCAGCGTATGAAGTATAAGGATAATCGGCTAGTAGAATTTGTTTTGCTCTCTCAGCGGCCTGTGGAGTTCGCTCATAATTCATGGCAAAAATCTCATACAACGCCTGAAGCATTACCTTTTCTTCCGGTTTTACATCCACAAGATCATACAACGTTTTCGTAGCCAGTGGAGTATTGGTAAAATAATTCTGATACATAATACCAAGGCCCAAAGATGCAGTATCTCTATCTTTTTTAAGTTGTGAAAGTTTTTCCTGATTCGTTGGAATTTGCTCAATATAATATGCCGGTTCAAAACGTCTTGGATTAGGAGCAGTGGTTACCCCGAGAGCTTCACTTTTCATATCCTCAATAGAAGCCATTTTCTTAGAAAAACGCCAGTTATCAGAAAGTGCTCTTTCTCCCCATACCTGCTTAAATGAAGAAGTTCCTTTACTTATGGTTCCGGTATTGTTGAAATAAAAACCTTTTGTAGTTACTCCAAAATCTTCAAATGAACTCGAATTATTATTGGCGAAAATAGAATTTGAATTATAATCGCCGGTATCAAATCCCTTGTTTCGTTCTGCACGTTTTCTTTCCTGTTCCTCTTTCTCTTCTTTGATCTTTAATTTGGCAATATGTTTCGAGAAAAAGTCAGTTCTTTGAGCATTATCCATCTTCGCTAAAGAAAGGATACTGTCATTCTTTTTAATCAGATAATAGTTCTTAGAAATCTTTTTAATGTATGCAGACTGATCCTTTAATAAGATCTTTGAAGGCTCATAGGTCATTACGGCAAGGGCAGAATCATAATAAGTTCCGGCACCGATATAATCATTCTTTTCAAGATAACTTTTCCCTATTTCATAATAAGTCAACCCGCGGATTTGAGGGTCAGAAACCTTCTCAAATAATGATTTTCTGAAAAACTGCTGTGCTTCATCATGTTTTCCTGCTTTATTGGCCATAAGTCCTAAAGCATAGTAAAATTCATTTTTCCTGGAACCATATGTTCCTTTTTTACTGATTCCTTCCAGATAATTTTTTGCTCCGTTGTAATCTCCTTTACCATTGAAAGTTTTGGCAATGGCAATCTGAGATTTTACTTCAAATTCAAAATCACTGGAATATTTGTAGGCAGCCGTGTAGCTTTCTCTTGCCTTGTCATTTTGTCCCAGATTTTCAAGAACCTGACCTCTTAAATAAGCAATTCTGCTCTTCAGTTTTCTGTTAGAGTTCAGTTCAAAAGCCACATCGAGTTCTTTGGCAGCATCTTCTTTTTTTCCAGCATCCAAAAGTGATTCAGCATAATAAATACTCAATAATTTGGAGTAAGTTTTATTGATTCCGTCACTCTTTAGCTTAGCAAAAGTTTCATGAGCTCTGTGGTAGTCTTTGATTTTATCATAGGCTACACCCTGGTAAATTCTTGCCAATGGAATCCTTTTATCATCCTTCATACGAGTGAAAAGATAATTAAGGGCGTCCAGTGCTTCCAACGGCTTATTTCTATAAATTCGGGATTGGGCAAGGATGATATAAGCATCAAAGATCTGCTTATTTTTTTCTTCCCCGTTTCTGGTAACAGAGTATTTATTGATGGCCTTTAATGCTTTAGCTTCAGCAATTTCCAGCGTGGTTGCTCCTTTAGCCGGAGTGCCGCCATCAGGATTGGAAGAATCATTTACCGGGCCGTTTTGCATATTCGGAATTCCGGAATTTCTTCCGGATGGTCTGTTAGCAACCTCTGCCATTTTCATGGAGTTTTCTGCAAAAGCAGTTGATTGCCCTAAATCACTTCCTAAAGGCTGTTCTTCAAACGTAAGAATAGGAATATAAGGCGCATAAAAATTGTCCTTATGTCCCTTATCTCTGGCTGTAAACTCACTGTTTAAGGCATCTTTGGCATTAAACAGCGTGTTATAATATGTGGAAAATCCTTTCAATAATTTTGAACGCTGCTCCGGCTTCTTTGTTTTGGTAGCACAGGAAGCAATGAGACAAATCACTAAAAGGAACAATATATTCTTTTTCATTATTCAATATAACTTGCTAATCTGCTTTTTATTATCAGCAGTTTGATGATTTTGTAAAAATAATAAAATTTTATAATGAATAATATTTATATTTCTCCCGGAAATATTTTATTACATCTTTATGGAGCTCAGAAACCGCTATGATTTTTAAATAACGGAAATCTCTTTTAAAATTTTGTAAACAAGATGGGTAGGAAGCCCCATAATAGTGTAAAAACTACCTGTCAGGCTTTTAATTTTTGCCATTCCCAGCCATTCCTGAATCCCATAACTTCCAGCTTTATCAAAAGGCTTATACTTTTGAATATAATACTGAATTTCTTCATCAGTGAGCTCAGCCAGAATCACATCAGCAACATCAGTTTCTGTGTATATTTTATCTGCAGTTTTGATGGTAATTCCTGTATACACCTGATGAGTTCTCCCCGAAAGGCTTTTAAGCATATTATGAGCATCAGCTTCATCTTTTGGTTTACCCAAAATTTGCCCATCTATGGCCACTACAGTATCTGCTGTTAGTAAAACTTCATCATCTGTCAGAGCTCTGAAAGCATTTGCTTTTAATTCAGACAAATAGGCTGCTGCATTTTCTATCTCAATCGAGTCAGGAATAATTTCCTCACAGTCGATTTTTACCACTTCAAATTCAAAACCAAGGCTGGAAAGAAGCTCTTTTCTTCTTGGGGACTGAGACGCTAAAAGTAATTTCATAAATATCGTTATACAGATTGGGTGTTATCATCATGCCAGTTGCCCTGAACCTTCATTACCTGTTCAATAACGTCTCGTACAGCACCGCTTCCTCCTTTCTTTGTAGAAATATAATCAGATATCCCTTTTACCTCAGGAACTGCATTTTCAGGACATGCTGCAATAGCAGAACTTTCCATGATATGAATATCCGGGAGATCATCTCCCATGGTCAGAATTTCCTCATTTTTAAGATTATACTTCTTTTTAAAATCTTCAAAATCCTCAATTTTATTATGAGATTTCGGATAATAATCCTGAATACCAAGGTAATTGATTCTGTGTTTTACCATTTCATCATTTCCTCCGGTAATAATACCTATTAAATAATTATTTTTTAAGGCTTTAACAACCGCATAGCCATCCAGTACATTCATTACCCTGCACATATTTCCTCCCGGCATCAGATAAACACTTCCGTCCGTAAAAACACCGTCTACATCAAATACAAAGGCCTTAATATCCTTTAATTTCTCTTTATAACTCATACATTTTTTGAATAGAATGATTCATTGTCTTATAAATGCTAATACTTTCTTCGTTTTGTAATAGCTGCTCATGTAATTCTAAAACCCTAAGGTCATTTCTTACTGCTGGTCCTGTTTGAGCCTGTTTAGGTTCTATTTCATGGATCTTCTGAACCGTTTCGTCAATCAGGGGTAAAAAATAATCAAATGGTATTTCCTGAGAATCTGAAATTTCTTTAGCTCTTGAAAAAAGATGATTCACAAAATTGCAGGCAAAAACAGCCGTCAAATGAATGTATTTTCTTTTCTCATGATTGCTTTCCATTACATTTTTCGAAATTCTGAAAGCAAGCTCAAAAAGTATTTTGGTATCCTTTTCGTACTCGGCTTCAATAAAAAACGGAATCTTATCATATTCCAGTTCTTTGGATTTTGAAAAGGTCTGTAACGGATAAAAACTAGCCTTTCTGTATGCTCCGCTTAATGTTTCTTTAGGAAGAGAACCGGAAGTATGAGCCACCAGACAATCTTTTTTGGTAATCATTTTCGAGACTTCTCCTACAGAATTATCACTTACACAGATGATATACAGATCTGCATCTTCCAGATGTTCCGTAGAATAAGGAATACTCAGCTCTTCGGAAATTTTACTCAATTCTTTTTCGTTCCGCCCAAAAATCTGAGCAAGGAAAATGCCCTTCAAACTGAAAGCTTTTGCCATGTGATAGGCCACATTTCCAGAACCGATAATTACAATTTGCATCTAACAAATATAAGATTTTAAGATGAGTCGGGAAAGGAAGAACGGTACAGAAACCCAAAACTTAAATAGAGGCACGTTTATTGCGTAACTGTCTCATATTATTTTTAATATTTAAACTGAAAATTGAATATTTAATTTAACTTTCAGTTATTTTTGTAATCCAAAACAGTGAAAGGCATCTTATGAAGATTAAGGACGCGGAAATTATTTCGTTGATGCAGGATCCGCGGACACAGAATAAAGGTGTTCGTGCCTTGATGGATGCCTATCAAAGCAGATTGTACTGGCACATACGAAGAATTATTGTGGACGGAGATCTTGCTCAGGATACTTTGCAGGAAACTTTTATTAAAGCTTATCAGAATTTTCATCAGTTTAAAAACGATAGCCAGTTGTATACATGGCTGTATAGGATTGCTACCAACGAAGCATTACAGCAGGTTAATAAACTGAAGAAAATGCAGAAAACAGATGAAGATCCTGAGTATCACATGCAGAACCTGGTGGCCTATAATGTGGAAGGAGATGCCGAAGAAATACAGATTTTACTGCAGAACGCCATACAAAGCCTGCCGGAAAAGCAGAAACTGGTATTTATGATGCGGTATTATGATGATTTGCCCTATGAAGAAATATCTAAAATTGTAGATATGTCAGTAGGAACGCTGAAAACAAATTATCATTATGCCAAACAGAAAATAGAAGAATATATTAAGGAAAATTACGAAAGATAATTTTTGAGAAAACAAAGATGAAAGAGTTCGACATAGAAAAACTAGAACGTAAAAACATTTACACAGTCCCTGAAAATTTGTTTGAAAATATTCAGGAGAGGGTTATGAATGATATAAAGCCGGAGCAAAAAGCACCTGCGCCGGTCTTTAAGTTAAATTGGATGTATGCAGTTGCTGCATCACTGGCTTTGATCTTTGGAATAACTTTTATTCTTAATTTCAATAATGATTCGGCCGATAAAAATCTGAATTCAAAAGATACCTATGCTAATCATAAAGGGGAGCCTACAACGGAGGGTGAGCTTGCTTATGAAACATTGAAAAGAGATTTAACTTCTGTTGAAAATAATAATCAAACAGTTGAAAGTCAGAAAAATAATGCTTCTTTTGCTGTGAAAAGCGAAGGAGGAAATGATAAAGAAACTGTTTCACAAAAAATAGTGAAACCTGTAACTAAAAAAGAAGAAACACGGATGAATGAATATCTGGACTCGTTTTCCAATTCTGAAATTGCAGAACTGGCGAGCAATTCAACCCAGGATGTTTATTTGGATTTATATAACTAATAAAGAAAGATGAAAAAGATACTATTGACGTTTTTTATTATTTATTGTTTTGGCTTAAATGCTCAAAATACAGATTATGACTGGAAAAAGATGGACCCTAAGCAGAGAAAGGAAGTCATCAATAATCTTTCTCCTGAAGAAAGAAAGGAACTCCTTAAAAAATTCAGGAATAATATGATCATGGATAATCTGAATGTAGATCCCGGAGATAAGGCAGAATTTACACAGCTTTATAACGAGTATCTGGACAGTCAGAAACAGATAAAAAGTCAGTTTGATCCAGGCTTTAACCCTGAAACATTATCAGATGACGAAGCTAAGGCTAAATTGCAGCAAAGCTTTGAAATAGGGCAGAAGCTTTTGGATAACAGAAAAAGATATGCAGAGAAAATGCAGCAGGTGATTCCCTGCCAGAAAGTTCTGAAGCTATTTCAATCTGAGGGGATGATGAGAGATAAAATGAACGAAAGAAAACCTCATGTACACAATAATACTTCGGGACCTAAACAAAACCCATAATAGTTTATTTTTTTAATGTTAGACGGCTCTTACAAATCTTTTTTTGTGAGAGCCGTTTAATTTTTACCTTTAAATCTATACTTTTGCCGGAAAATAATAAATGAAAAAAGTATTTTTCTTCTTAATGTTGGCGGTTTCATTATCCGCACAGAAAACAGAAGTAGTAGAATTGAAGCAAAGTATTAAAGATCGAAAAGGAACTACAAAATCAATAACAGTTATTGACAACAGACCCGATAAAGAAATAGGAAATATACCTTTTCATAAAGAAACCTTTACTCTTAAATTTGCCAATGTTGATTTGAAAAATTATATTGAAAATTGGTTCTTAAAAGATAACAAAGTGAAAGGTAATAATGATATTGTCCTAATGCTGGAAGACCTAAAGGTTTATAATGAGGATCCGGAAGAAAAAACTTCCATGACAAAAATCAAATTTAAATTTTCAAGTTTTATCAAAAGAAACAATAAATATTACTTTCTAAACCGTATCCAAAACGTGATCACATCCGATTCCAATTTTCCTAAATATATCGCAAGTCAGATATCTAATGTTGTAACCGGGATGATTAGGGAATCTTATGTGAGCTTGCCTTTAGGAGGTGCAATGTCTGAAGGAGATTTAACGAATTATGAGAATTTTATTACCAAGAATTCTCTGCTTTTTGGTGGCACGGAATTAAAAGACGGAGTTTATAAAGATTTCAGATCATTTTATGAGCAGAAGCCTGAACCGAATTACGTTATAGATAAAAATAAAAAAGGAAGAGTAACCAATATTAAAGATACTAACGCAAATATAAACAACGAGGTTATTGGTAATGAAGAGGTATTTGGGTATATAGAAAATGGTAAAGCTTACAGATCTACTCCGGTAGGATATCTAGAAATGATAAAAGACGATAAAGGGTTTTATGTTATTGCCACTAAAACAGAACTTATTCCGGCCAATACTGGAAACGGAGTATTGATAGGAGCAATGGCGGGAGGAATTGTAGGAGCGATGATTGGTGCAGCCATTGATTCTGGGCCTGGTAGAAGAGGTAAAAATGTTGATACTTCAGAAATGCCAAATGTATATCTGGATTCATTAACCGGAAGTTATATTTTTAATTAATTTAAAGAGAAAATACCCGACTATCTTTATCGTTCTTATCACTTATTTTAAATAAATTGATACAATAAGATGATGAAAGACAATAATCTCTCTCTTTTTTTTATCTTTGCAAATTACAAGATTCTTAAATGAAAAACATACGAAATTTTTGCATAATCGCTCATATCGACCATGGTAAAAGTACCTTGGCAGACCGTCTTTTGGAGTATACGAATACCGTTACTCAAAGAGAACTACAGTCTCAGACGCTAGATGATATGGATTTGGAAAAGGAACGTGGGATTACCATCAAATCTCACGCGATCCAGATGGATTATGAATATAAAGGAGAAAAATATATTCTAAACCTGATTGATACACCAGGACACGTAGACTTCTCTTATGAAGTTTCCCGTTCTATTGCTGCCTGTGAAGGAGCTCTTCTAATTGTGGATGCTGCGCAAAGTATTCAGGCACAAACGATCAGTAATTTATATTTAGCATTGGAAAATGATTTAACGATTATTCCAATTTTGAATAAAATTGACCTACCGTCTGCCAACCCTGAAGAAGTAACTGATGAGATCATGAATCTTATCGGATGTGAATATGATGATGTATTGAGAGTTTCCGGAAAAACAGGAGAAGGTGTTCATCACTTACTGGAGCAGATTGTTGAAAGAATTCCTGCGCCGGTAGGAAATCCAGACGGTCCTCTTCAGGCTTTGATCTTTGATTCTGTTTACAACCCATTCAGAGGTATTGAAGCTTACTTCAAAGTAGTCAACGGAAGTATCACCAAAAATGAAAAGATCAAATTCTTTGCTACAGGAAAAGAATATGGAGCAGATGAGGTGGGAACCCTAAAACTGAAGCAGGTTCCAAAGAAAACCATTCAGTGTGGAGACGTAGGATATTTGGTTTCAGGGATTAAAGATGCCCGTGAAGTAAAAGTGGGAGATACTATTACTTCTTTCGAAAAACCTGCAGATGGTCCGATTGATGGATTTGAAGAGGTAAAACCAATGGTATTCGCAGGTATTTATCCGATTGATTCTGAAGATTTTGAAGAGTTGAGATTCTCTCTTGAAAAATTAAGACTGAATGATGCTTCTTTGGTTTTTGAACCGGAAAGTTCTGCAGCCCTTGGTTTTGGTTTCCGTTGCGGATTCTTAGGAATGCTTCACATGGAAATCGTTCAGGAACGTCTTGACAGAGAGTTCAATATGAACGTTATTACTACGGTACCTAACGTATCGTACTTCGGATATACCAAAAAAGAACCTGAAGTTCCGATTTTGATTAACAACCCATCTGAAATGATGGATCCTTCCACAATGGATAGAGTAGAAGAACCTTTTATTAAGGCTTCTATCATTACAAAATCTGACTTTGTTGGTGCTGTAATGACTTTATGTATTGAGAAAAGAGGAGAGATCGTTAACCAGAGTTATTTAACATCTGAAAGAGTTGAACTAATTTTCAATATGCCTCTTGCGGAAGTTGTATTTGACTTCTATGATAGATTGAAATCAATCTCTAAAGGATATGCATCATTCGATTATCACCCAATCGGATTCAGAGCTTCTAAGCTTGTAAAAATGGATATCCTGATTAATGGTGATATGGTAGATGCCCTTTCATCGTTGATTCACGACAGTA
Proteins encoded in this region:
- a CDS encoding Rossmann-like and DUF2520 domain-containing protein; the protein is MQIVIIGSGNVAYHMAKAFSLKGIFLAQIFGRNEKELSKISEELSIPYSTEHLEDADLYIICVSDNSVGEVSKMITKKDCLVAHTSGSLPKETLSGAYRKASFYPLQTFSKSKELEYDKIPFFIEAEYEKDTKILFELAFRISKNVMESNHEKRKYIHLTAVFACNFVNHLFSRAKEISDSQEIPFDYFLPLIDETVQKIHEIEPKQAQTGPAVRNDLRVLELHEQLLQNEESISIYKTMNHSIQKMYEL
- the lepA gene encoding translation elongation factor 4; the encoded protein is MKNIRNFCIIAHIDHGKSTLADRLLEYTNTVTQRELQSQTLDDMDLEKERGITIKSHAIQMDYEYKGEKYILNLIDTPGHVDFSYEVSRSIAACEGALLIVDAAQSIQAQTISNLYLALENDLTIIPILNKIDLPSANPEEVTDEIMNLIGCEYDDVLRVSGKTGEGVHHLLEQIVERIPAPVGNPDGPLQALIFDSVYNPFRGIEAYFKVVNGSITKNEKIKFFATGKEYGADEVGTLKLKQVPKKTIQCGDVGYLVSGIKDAREVKVGDTITSFEKPADGPIDGFEEVKPMVFAGIYPIDSEDFEELRFSLEKLRLNDASLVFEPESSAALGFGFRCGFLGMLHMEIVQERLDREFNMNVITTVPNVSYFGYTKKEPEVPILINNPSEMMDPSTMDRVEEPFIKASIITKSDFVGAVMTLCIEKRGEIVNQSYLTSERVELIFNMPLAEVVFDFYDRLKSISKGYASFDYHPIGFRASKLVKMDILINGDMVDALSSLIHDSNAYYIGKRMCEKLRELIPRQQFDIAVQAALGTKVIARETIKALRKDVTAKCYGGDISRKRKLLEKQKEGKKKMKQIGRVEVPQSAFMAVLKLND
- a CDS encoding Maf family protein, producing MKLLLASQSPRRKELLSSLGFEFEVVKIDCEEIIPDSIEIENAAAYLSELKANAFRALTDDEVLLTADTVVAIDGQILGKPKDEADAHNMLKSLSGRTHQVYTGITIKTADKIYTETDVADVILAELTDEEIQYYIQKYKPFDKAGSYGIQEWLGMAKIKSLTGSFYTIMGLPTHLVYKILKEISVI
- a CDS encoding tetratricopeptide repeat protein: MKKNILFLLVICLIASCATKTKKPEQRSKLLKGFSTYYNTLFNAKDALNSEFTARDKGHKDNFYAPYIPILTFEEQPLGSDLGQSTAFAENSMKMAEVANRPSGRNSGIPNMQNGPVNDSSNPDGGTPAKGATTLEIAEAKALKAINKYSVTRNGEEKNKQIFDAYIILAQSRIYRNKPLEALDALNYLFTRMKDDKRIPLARIYQGVAYDKIKDYHRAHETFAKLKSDGINKTYSKLLSIYYAESLLDAGKKEDAAKELDVAFELNSNRKLKSRIAYLRGQVLENLGQNDKARESYTAAYKYSSDFEFEVKSQIAIAKTFNGKGDYNGAKNYLEGISKKGTYGSRKNEFYYALGLMANKAGKHDEAQQFFRKSLFEKVSDPQIRGLTYYEIGKSYLEKNDYIGAGTYYDSALAVMTYEPSKILLKDQSAYIKKISKNYYLIKKNDSILSLAKMDNAQRTDFFSKHIAKLKIKEEKEEQERKRAERNKGFDTGDYNSNSIFANNNSSSFEDFGVTTKGFYFNNTGTISKGTSSFKQVWGERALSDNWRFSKKMASIEDMKSEALGVTTAPNPRRFEPAYYIEQIPTNQEKLSQLKKDRDTASLGLGIMYQNYFTNTPLATKTLYDLVDVKPEEKVMLQALYEIFAMNYERTPQAAERAKQILLADYPYTSYAEFARNPKNNSFVKSTADVENEYKKAYALYESEKFVESKEIIDQTIQKYPKDALVPKLYLLNAFNTGKATGKEVMILQLEQIALNYSKTPEGIRAKEMLNYLKSDLSFQTTDNKGNLVSQQPGSPTPPATKNKNIPDMANGQNSQGNLKVNNSDVKQVQPMPKTENMMNNTPQQKSDKPKLRNKNIPDRPQKQ
- a CDS encoding LD-carboxypeptidase codes for the protein MKKNIFPKALKKGAKIAVISPAGAVDTSQLEKGIKLIKSKGFEPVLGEHLYTKFSNGYNYAGTEKERIKDINWALNDKEIGAIWASRGGYGCQHLIQHLKLKNFTENPKWYIGYSDNTVIQSYLLKKGFASIHGQTIKTSSFGVTDESYDLIFDILKGKTLKYSLKSHPLNKKGNIEGELVGGNLALIYALLGTKYSFDFKDKILFIEDIGENFYALDRMMMSLELAGVFNKIKGLIVGGMTNMGDEKENKEYESSFDEFAYKMISERISKYKFPVVFGFPNGHIKDNRPLLIGGTVKIKTDTKVKIEF
- a CDS encoding YraN family protein translates to MADHNDFGKIAEDMAADYLQKNGYKILVRNFRFQKAEVDIIAEKEGLIIIVEVKARSTDIFLLPQEAVTKTKIRSIVLAANHYLEKFDKQNEVRFDIISVLPDENRNLTIDHIADAFQAFDAN
- a CDS encoding RNA polymerase sigma factor translates to MKIKDAEIISLMQDPRTQNKGVRALMDAYQSRLYWHIRRIIVDGDLAQDTLQETFIKAYQNFHQFKNDSQLYTWLYRIATNEALQQVNKLKKMQKTDEDPEYHMQNLVAYNVEGDAEEIQILLQNAIQSLPEKQKLVFMMRYYDDLPYEEISKIVDMSVGTLKTNYHYAKQKIEEYIKENYER
- a CDS encoding KdsC family phosphatase, whose amino-acid sequence is MSYKEKLKDIKAFVFDVDGVFTDGSVYLMPGGNMCRVMNVLDGYAVVKALKNNYLIGIITGGNDEMVKHRINYLGIQDYYPKSHNKIEDFEDFKKKYNLKNEEILTMGDDLPDIHIMESSAIAACPENAVPEVKGISDYISTKKGGSGAVRDVIEQVMKVQGNWHDDNTQSV
- the tsaB gene encoding tRNA (adenosine(37)-N6)-threonylcarbamoyltransferase complex dimerization subunit type 1 TsaB, which produces MKILYLETSSKNCSVAVSDNEKLLCVCEEVSENYKQSESLHTYVEWALEGAGISLKDIEAVSLGKGPGSYTGLRIGAASAKGFCYGLKVPFIAINSLESMIEPFLGQNYEFIVPLIDARRMEVYTAVYDGSTGKEISATEAKILDETSFEEFRDKKVVFVGDGAKKAKDILNLPDADFRENIYPSAQYLIKKTLEKIEKKEFEDTAYFEPFYLKDFHGVKKKGA
- a CDS encoding SDR family NAD(P)-dependent oxidoreductase, whose product is MKTILITGATSGIGKSTAELLAKQGNRIIICGRREDVLKSLNDKLSQLTEIFSLRFDVRNLEEVETAINSLPEEWKDIDVLINNAGNAHGLDPLSSGKTDDWDSMIDGNVKGLLYVSKMIIPGMKTKNLGHIVNISSVAARQTYANGVVYCATKKAVDVISEGMRLELTEFGIKITNIQPGAVETDFSLVRFKGDSEKAATVYEGYEALKAEDIADAIAYCVNAPKHVTIADMCIYPSAQAEPRTIYKK